From a single Microbacterium terrisoli genomic region:
- a CDS encoding ABC transporter ATP-binding protein, with protein sequence MTALHAVGLTRVFPTDAGDVTAVRGVDLDVGAGELVAIRGRSGAGKTTLLTMLGGLDAPSSGTVEIDGQDLYGRGGRALLGTRVASVFQGFGLLPVLSAAENVEVPLRIRRTEPAERTRRVAAALAAVGLTDHVAQRPAELSGGQQQRVAIARALVVQPAVLLADEPTGQLDSETGAQIMALIAQLVHERGTAAIVATHDPAMLARADRVLELHDGRLTAAVPVG encoded by the coding sequence ATGACCGCGCTGCACGCCGTCGGACTCACGCGCGTCTTCCCTACGGATGCGGGCGATGTGACCGCCGTGCGCGGCGTGGACCTCGACGTCGGCGCCGGGGAGCTCGTGGCGATCCGCGGCCGCTCGGGCGCCGGCAAGACGACGCTGCTGACCATGCTCGGCGGGCTCGACGCCCCGTCGTCGGGCACTGTCGAGATCGATGGTCAGGACCTGTACGGCCGCGGCGGACGAGCGCTGCTGGGCACGCGGGTCGCCTCGGTGTTCCAGGGGTTCGGACTGCTGCCGGTGCTCTCTGCCGCAGAGAACGTGGAGGTGCCCTTGCGTATCCGCCGCACCGAACCGGCCGAGCGCACGCGCCGGGTGGCTGCCGCGCTCGCCGCCGTCGGGCTGACAGATCACGTCGCGCAGCGGCCGGCCGAGCTGTCAGGCGGTCAGCAGCAGCGGGTCGCCATCGCCCGCGCGCTGGTCGTGCAGCCGGCCGTGCTGCTGGCCGACGAGCCGACCGGACAGCTCGACTCCGAGACCGGGGCACAGATCATGGCGCTGATCGCACAGCTCGTGCACGAGCGGGGGACGGCGGCGATCGTCGCCACGCACGATCCTGCGATGCTGGCCCGGGCCGACCGCGTGCTCGAACTGCACGACGGTCGGCTGACGGCCGCCGTCCCGGTCGGGTGA
- a CDS encoding alpha/beta fold hydrolase has protein sequence MTIERDDDLASRLRTAAAQDAALAPIDWSVLPEGAVRDTVEVPSGTLARATLGPAGGRRVVLVPGMTGSKEDFTLMLPLLAASGFRVEAFDMAGQFESAGAGPERLVPPDRHYTFELFCGDLRAVLEAGATPAHVLGYSFAGTVATAVLAERPDLFASLTLLSATPVAGQSLRAFKVLGAFSGMLSPRALGALFVWGLRNNVHRAPRERAVFVTARFALTRRSSVADVLDLMRHTPDLAAAVRATGVPTLVVSGAHDVWPLAAHRTFAAALGARQVVLDAGHSPCETAPHQVVEAMRTVLDA, from the coding sequence GTGACCATCGAGCGCGATGATGACCTGGCGTCGCGATTGCGCACGGCCGCGGCGCAGGATGCCGCGCTCGCGCCGATCGATTGGAGCGTGCTGCCCGAAGGCGCGGTGCGCGACACGGTCGAGGTGCCCAGCGGCACGCTGGCTCGCGCGACGCTCGGACCGGCGGGCGGGCGCCGGGTCGTGCTCGTCCCCGGCATGACCGGGTCGAAAGAGGATTTCACGCTCATGCTGCCGCTGCTGGCAGCATCCGGATTCCGTGTCGAGGCATTCGACATGGCCGGCCAGTTCGAGTCCGCCGGGGCGGGGCCCGAAAGGCTCGTGCCGCCCGACCGGCACTACACGTTCGAGCTCTTCTGCGGCGATCTGCGGGCGGTGCTCGAGGCCGGCGCGACGCCCGCACACGTGCTCGGATACTCGTTCGCGGGCACGGTGGCAACCGCCGTGCTGGCAGAACGCCCCGACCTGTTCGCCTCACTCACGCTGCTGTCGGCGACACCGGTGGCAGGGCAGTCGCTGCGTGCGTTCAAGGTACTGGGAGCGTTCAGCGGGATGCTGTCGCCCCGGGCGCTGGGAGCGCTGTTCGTCTGGGGGCTGCGCAACAACGTGCACCGCGCTCCGCGCGAGCGCGCGGTGTTCGTCACGGCGCGGTTCGCTCTCACCCGCCGTTCGAGCGTCGCGGACGTGCTCGATCTGATGCGCCACACACCGGATCTGGCCGCGGCGGTGCGGGCGACCGGCGTGCCGACGCTGGTGGTCTCGGGAGCGCACGACGTGTGGCCACTGGCCGCGCACCGGACCTTCGCCGCGGCGCTCGGCGCCCGCCAGGTCGTGCTCGATGCGGGCCACAGCCCCTGCGAGACCGCACCGCACCAGGTCGTCGAGGCGATGCGCACCGTGCTCGACGCCTGA
- a CDS encoding glycosyltransferase family 2 protein — protein sequence MSSPSVAVTVVIPSLDDAEMLRRCLEHLAVQTRRPDEIIVVDNGSTDDTTAVGLAAGALVVHEPVHGVLRATARGFDAATGEIIARLDADSRPAADWTAQLVRGFDADPTRAAVTGTGRFYDCGPVWRFIGRYLYLGGYFASMGVIIGHRPLFGSNFALRRAVWTDARERAHIDDPHVHDDLDLSFVLGTGVDFDRALHVGVSARPFDDFAGFRRRAAWAFHVVAINLRERGWLQRVGDGAAARRARRALRRRDAVRR from the coding sequence ATGAGCAGCCCGAGCGTCGCAGTGACCGTCGTCATCCCGTCGCTGGACGATGCCGAGATGCTGCGCCGGTGCCTGGAGCATCTGGCCGTGCAGACCCGCCGCCCCGACGAGATCATCGTCGTCGACAACGGATCGACCGACGACACGACGGCGGTGGGCCTGGCAGCCGGCGCTCTGGTGGTGCACGAGCCGGTGCACGGCGTGCTGCGGGCCACCGCGCGCGGATTCGATGCGGCCACCGGCGAGATCATCGCACGGTTGGATGCCGATTCCCGGCCGGCTGCGGACTGGACGGCGCAGCTGGTCCGCGGATTCGACGCGGACCCGACCCGGGCCGCCGTCACCGGCACCGGCAGGTTCTACGACTGCGGACCGGTGTGGCGCTTCATCGGCCGCTACCTCTACCTCGGCGGATACTTCGCCTCCATGGGCGTGATCATCGGGCATCGCCCCCTGTTCGGCTCGAACTTCGCGCTGCGACGGGCGGTATGGACGGATGCGCGAGAACGCGCCCACATCGACGACCCGCACGTCCACGACGACCTCGACCTGAGCTTCGTGCTGGGCACGGGCGTCGACTTCGACAGGGCGCTGCACGTGGGTGTCTCGGCGCGCCCGTTCGACGACTTCGCGGGGTTCCGCCGCCGGGCCGCGTGGGCGTTCCACGTCGTCGCGATCAACCTGCGCGAGCGCGGCTGGCTGCAACGCGTGGGCGACGGGGCGGCCGCGCGCCGGGCGCGGCGGGCCCTGCGCCGGCGGGACGCGGTGCGGCGCTGA
- a CDS encoding LLM class flavin-dependent oxidoreductase: MGAPVGPTGGHMDYGHPLQFGAFITPAAAQPQAPVALAQAAESAGLDLVSFQDHPYQPAFLDTWTLMSFVAAQTERIRIAPNVLNLPLRPPLVVARSAASLDLLSNGRFDLALGSGAFWDAIAAMGGRKLTPGQAVSALEEAIGLIRQVWDASARGGVFADGEYYQAHGAKRGPRPAHDVPIWVGAYKPRMLGITGRLADGWLPSEGYLKPGDLAAANARIDDAAASVGRAPGEIRRLLNVGGPRSDMNGWIDHLVQLALDDGMGTFIFATDDARALQVFGQEVAPAVREQVARERAARGTDSTPVRAATALAARRDGIDYDHVPAGLTAIEPGDFDYADVQSTYLRGGSPGIILQPDSPEQVAEAVAFARRQGAVPLSVRSGGHGVSGRSTNDGGVVIDLRRMDDIEVLDAERRLVRIGPGARWMTVAAVLGEHGWALSSGDYGGVGVGGLATAGGVGWLAREHGLTIDRLRAAELVLADGTITRVDAVSDPDLFWAVRGAGANVGIVTAFEFEVDEVGPLGFAQLVFDASDTARFLQDWGRLVQEAPRELTSFLILGARRPGQPQLAHVMAVIDRSDPDDVIAVLQPFAQLGPLVDQRVELTTYAQIMANADIGPQHGAGEPLARSALLDEITPEAAEAAARMLDAGETYFFQVRSVGGAVADVPDDATAYAHRAAAFSVVAFGAHPERFDGVWDELAAHSRGLYLSFDSSQRPERIDEAFPPATLARLQRVKARVDPDRVFRDNFAIPPEEGVTG, encoded by the coding sequence ATGGGGGCACCGGTTGGGCCCACCGGAGGACACATGGATTACGGGCACCCGCTGCAGTTCGGGGCATTCATCACGCCGGCTGCCGCGCAGCCACAGGCGCCGGTGGCGCTCGCGCAGGCGGCGGAGTCAGCCGGCCTCGACCTCGTCTCGTTCCAGGACCACCCGTATCAGCCGGCGTTCCTGGACACCTGGACCCTGATGTCGTTCGTGGCCGCGCAGACCGAGCGCATCCGCATCGCGCCCAACGTGCTGAACCTGCCGCTGCGGCCGCCGCTGGTGGTCGCGCGGTCCGCGGCGAGCCTGGATCTGCTCTCGAACGGCCGGTTCGACCTGGCCCTGGGCTCGGGCGCGTTCTGGGACGCGATCGCAGCGATGGGCGGACGCAAACTGACACCCGGCCAGGCGGTCAGCGCGCTGGAGGAGGCGATCGGTCTCATCCGGCAGGTGTGGGATGCCTCGGCCCGCGGCGGCGTCTTCGCCGACGGCGAGTACTACCAGGCGCACGGCGCCAAGCGTGGCCCGCGGCCCGCGCACGACGTGCCGATCTGGGTCGGCGCGTACAAGCCGCGCATGCTCGGGATCACCGGCCGTCTCGCCGATGGCTGGCTGCCCTCGGAGGGATACCTGAAGCCCGGTGACCTGGCCGCCGCCAACGCACGCATCGACGATGCGGCGGCAAGCGTCGGGCGCGCCCCGGGCGAGATCCGGCGCCTGCTGAACGTGGGCGGTCCCCGCTCGGACATGAACGGCTGGATCGATCACCTCGTGCAGCTGGCCCTCGACGACGGCATGGGCACGTTCATCTTCGCCACCGACGACGCGCGAGCACTGCAGGTGTTCGGCCAAGAGGTCGCCCCCGCCGTGCGCGAGCAGGTCGCCCGCGAACGCGCCGCCCGCGGCACCGATTCCACTCCGGTCCGCGCCGCAACGGCACTGGCGGCCCGCCGCGACGGCATCGACTATGACCACGTGCCGGCCGGTCTGACCGCGATCGAACCGGGCGACTTCGACTACGCCGATGTGCAGTCCACCTACCTGCGCGGCGGCAGCCCGGGCATCATCCTGCAGCCCGACTCGCCCGAGCAGGTGGCCGAAGCGGTCGCCTTCGCGCGCCGCCAGGGCGCAGTGCCGCTCTCGGTGCGCAGCGGCGGGCACGGCGTCTCGGGCAGGTCGACCAACGACGGCGGCGTCGTGATCGACCTGCGCCGCATGGACGACATCGAGGTGCTCGACGCCGAGAGGCGCCTGGTGCGCATCGGACCCGGTGCGCGCTGGATGACGGTGGCGGCGGTGCTCGGCGAGCACGGCTGGGCGCTGAGCTCGGGCGACTACGGCGGCGTCGGGGTCGGAGGTCTCGCCACCGCCGGCGGCGTCGGCTGGCTCGCGCGCGAGCACGGGCTGACCATCGACCGCCTGCGCGCGGCCGAGCTGGTGCTGGCCGACGGCACCATCACACGCGTGGATGCCGTATCCGACCCCGACCTGTTCTGGGCAGTGCGCGGGGCCGGCGCGAACGTCGGGATCGTCACGGCGTTCGAGTTCGAGGTCGACGAGGTCGGACCGCTCGGCTTCGCCCAGCTCGTGTTCGACGCGAGCGACACCGCGCGGTTCCTGCAGGACTGGGGCCGGCTGGTGCAGGAGGCCCCGCGCGAACTGACCAGCTTCCTGATCCTGGGCGCACGTCGCCCGGGTCAGCCCCAGCTCGCACACGTGATGGCGGTGATCGACCGGAGCGACCCCGACGACGTCATCGCCGTGCTGCAGCCGTTCGCCCAGCTGGGGCCGCTGGTCGACCAGCGCGTGGAGCTGACCACGTATGCGCAGATCATGGCCAACGCCGACATCGGACCGCAGCACGGTGCGGGTGAGCCGTTGGCGCGTTCGGCGCTGCTGGATGAGATCACGCCCGAAGCGGCCGAAGCGGCCGCGCGCATGCTCGACGCGGGCGAGACGTACTTCTTCCAGGTGCGGTCGGTGGGCGGTGCCGTCGCCGACGTGCCCGACGACGCGACGGCCTATGCGCATCGGGCAGCGGCCTTCTCCGTGGTCGCGTTCGGCGCGCACCCGGAGCGCTTCGACGGGGTGTGGGACGAGCTGGCCGCGCATTCGCGGGGACTGTATCTGAGCTTCGACAGCTCGCAGCGCCCGGAGCGCATCGATGAGGCGTTCCCGCCGGCCACCCTCGCGCGACTGCAACGGGTGAAGGCACGTGTGGACCCCGATCGCGTGTTCCGGGACAACTTCGCGATCCCGCCCGAAGAAGGCGTCACCGGCTGA
- a CDS encoding Ig-like domain-containing protein yields the protein MGVFARLRARPRTIAAAGAVTVAAVVVTTLAVVYQGNPTTQVDLNDGSVWVTKQSALMVGHFNDQSRVLDGGLRTATDDYDILQSGQTVLMHDVAGHSVSTVDPSTVALSGSAKIAAGAQVALGGETVAILDPAKGALWVMPAAAVAAFTPGGMKPQASLGAGAAVTVGTDGTVYGVSASSQTLVTVPVDAQGAPLSVQRQKLDGLGESAEVSVTAVGTVPVVLDAASGVVLSDAGLRGKVSGTDAVLQQPSQAEDAVAIATASGLVRVPLDGSAPAVRDAGGTGIPAAPVRLNGCTYGAWAGSGRFVRDCAAETDDLARAIPALPANAQLQFRQNRDVVVLNDIIGGSAWLASDALDQVDNWDDLTPPKGETEDNQEQVTQDTVQSTLPKRSKKNTSPIANPDGYGVRPGRTTVLPVLENDTDADGDVLTVTVPEDGPRLGELQAIDRGSGLQLSVPADAAGSDGFTYKVDDGRRGTDTARVRLSVHPWSQNEAPRQSRVTSLTMEAGGVLTYNVLPDWRDPDGDNVYLKSAEAAPGDEVQATNDGRITYRALSGTLGTKEVKVHVSDGEKVADGTIRLTVRPRGSTKPVATADHVLARAGRSVTVSPLVNDYSAGSQELRLTRVEDVAGAEISRDFQNKTFSFRAEATGTYYVQYLIAAGTATADGVVRVDVMPDRDGDAPPVAVQDTALLPTGGDALVNVLANDSDPAGGILVVQSVSVPESAGISVAVLGHETLRVIDRGTLAEQVTIGYTISNGTRSAVGQVVVIPVPAPSTLRPPAARDDTAVVRAGDVVTIPVLENDIDPNGGTLHVAPDLVPPLVEAKDGMAFVSQNTVRFKAGGNAGTVHLTYEAVDATGQKDAGYVTIQVLPVSEKTNQAPRPTDRTARVLSGSKVRVSVPLDGIDPDGDSVQLVGLASAPAKGRVVATGADYVDYQADGALVGADSFTYRVRDRLGAEATATVRIGIAPASSANQAPYAVKDAMAMRPGRTVSVPALTNDSDPDGDPIGLVAGGLTLSDAPGLSAKVSGDRVEVTAPDRPTDTSLQYTIQDARGAQAIGVLQITVKDDVPLLRPIARDDRVQPTDIEDGQVDLDVLANDEDPDATIAALTLAVVGGRARVVGDRVHIAVTDRAQLIAYTITDQDAQTATAFVWVPALASVPPTLVSTTGVTVGSGQRVELPLDEYVQVAGGGDVVITEAGRVAAVHGNGDPLVKDQRTLVYTSAKDYFGPDAITFEVTDGTGPDDPRGTKATLVLPITVTPPANQPPTFTNGQLRVAPGEAASSIDLRALTADPDEGDLARVTYSLTGDAPRGLSARVQGQRLEVSADASTPKGTAVALGLQITDGETAPVAGAVTVTVIASARPPATANDDVVPIAHQGESVRVDVLANDVNPFAKDGKPLSITGAVVETGQGGAEVAGDHVQVAPDEAFVGRMVVRYTVQDATADPDRRVDGRIILTVQGVPGTPGRPTVSSVQDRTVVLSWTPPVDNGAPITAYTVGAVGGGYSRTCEATTCTLDGLTNNVEYTFTVTATNAVGDSPASAPSEPARPDARPDTPEPPTLAYADRSLQVSWKTPPTPGSPVESFTLEISPAPPSGIATKSKVVGNELTWDGLENGVAYQVRVQALNRAPEPSSWSAWSATQIPARAPEAPARPSTSMLDPVGSQAQMQVSWTAPADNGDAVSGYELAVMRGSSTLRTLAPAAGATSQAVVVDTSTTDYTYRLRARNKAGWGAWSPVSAARRGVIAPGAPGTPSVKEGDRSLAVSFAAAEGNGATSGEIRYQYSVNNQAWSGSWTGTSGTISGLVNGTGYTVRVRAVSTVDGTAYPGTASPASATKTPYGTPGTAGARASASGTSITYSWSPPAPNGRSITGVLVKIDGGSWVMKPPSGSTSGSYGYSQTHTIAAKAVDSLGNEGPQATASATTMAKPKPHVWAEKGVRHDVTGCTASNCYNAILHWENWDGPSNPTVWCAADGVSSKWSGHKVNMGSASGTWQSQCAYGGGAGGHQRFWFVIDGWGNSDPVSW from the coding sequence ATGGGTGTCTTTGCGCGGCTGCGCGCGCGACCGCGCACGATCGCCGCGGCCGGAGCCGTCACGGTGGCCGCCGTGGTCGTCACGACGTTGGCGGTCGTCTACCAGGGCAACCCGACGACACAGGTCGACCTGAACGACGGCAGCGTGTGGGTGACCAAGCAGTCGGCGCTGATGGTGGGCCACTTCAACGATCAATCGCGGGTGCTGGACGGCGGGCTTCGCACCGCCACCGACGACTATGACATCCTGCAGTCCGGCCAGACCGTGCTCATGCACGACGTGGCAGGGCATTCGGTCTCGACGGTGGACCCGTCGACGGTGGCCCTCAGCGGTTCGGCGAAGATCGCCGCCGGGGCGCAGGTGGCGCTCGGGGGTGAGACCGTCGCCATCCTCGACCCTGCGAAGGGTGCGCTGTGGGTGATGCCGGCGGCTGCGGTTGCCGCATTCACGCCGGGTGGAATGAAGCCTCAGGCCTCGCTCGGGGCCGGGGCGGCGGTCACCGTCGGCACCGACGGCACGGTCTATGGCGTGTCCGCGTCGTCGCAGACGCTGGTGACCGTTCCCGTGGACGCGCAGGGCGCGCCGCTGAGCGTGCAGCGCCAGAAGCTGGACGGACTGGGTGAGAGCGCCGAGGTGTCGGTGACGGCGGTGGGCACCGTACCGGTGGTGCTGGATGCCGCGTCCGGCGTCGTGCTGTCGGACGCGGGTCTGCGCGGCAAGGTCTCGGGCACCGACGCCGTGCTGCAGCAGCCGTCGCAGGCCGAAGACGCCGTTGCGATCGCCACCGCATCGGGCCTGGTGCGCGTGCCGTTGGACGGGTCGGCGCCGGCGGTGCGGGATGCCGGGGGCACGGGGATTCCTGCAGCCCCGGTGCGATTGAACGGCTGCACGTACGGCGCGTGGGCCGGCTCGGGCCGATTCGTGCGCGACTGCGCCGCCGAGACAGACGATCTGGCACGGGCGATTCCGGCACTGCCGGCGAACGCGCAGCTGCAGTTCCGGCAGAACCGCGATGTCGTCGTGCTCAACGACATCATCGGCGGCAGTGCGTGGCTGGCCAGTGACGCGCTGGATCAGGTGGACAACTGGGATGATCTGACACCGCCCAAGGGCGAGACCGAAGACAACCAGGAGCAGGTGACGCAGGACACCGTGCAGTCCACGCTGCCGAAGCGGTCGAAGAAGAACACGTCTCCGATCGCCAACCCTGACGGCTACGGCGTGCGTCCGGGGCGCACGACCGTGCTGCCGGTGCTCGAGAACGACACCGACGCCGATGGTGACGTGCTGACGGTCACCGTGCCCGAGGACGGTCCGCGTCTGGGCGAGCTGCAGGCGATCGACAGGGGGTCGGGGCTGCAGCTGAGCGTGCCCGCCGATGCGGCCGGCTCTGACGGATTCACCTACAAGGTCGACGACGGGCGCAGGGGAACGGACACCGCGCGGGTACGCCTGTCGGTGCATCCGTGGTCGCAGAACGAAGCGCCGCGGCAGTCGCGGGTGACGTCGCTGACGATGGAAGCCGGCGGCGTGCTCACCTACAACGTGCTGCCCGACTGGCGCGACCCCGACGGCGACAACGTGTATCTGAAGAGCGCCGAGGCGGCGCCTGGGGACGAGGTTCAGGCCACCAACGACGGGCGCATCACGTACCGTGCGCTCTCGGGCACCCTCGGCACGAAAGAGGTCAAGGTCCACGTCTCGGACGGTGAGAAGGTCGCCGACGGGACGATCCGGCTGACCGTGCGCCCCCGAGGCTCCACGAAACCGGTCGCCACGGCCGACCACGTGCTCGCGCGTGCCGGCCGCTCGGTCACCGTCTCGCCGCTGGTCAACGACTACAGCGCGGGCTCCCAGGAGCTGCGCCTGACCCGCGTCGAGGATGTCGCCGGCGCTGAGATCTCGCGCGACTTCCAGAACAAGACCTTCTCGTTCCGCGCCGAGGCCACCGGGACGTACTACGTGCAGTACCTGATCGCCGCGGGCACCGCGACCGCGGACGGCGTTGTGCGTGTGGACGTCATGCCCGATCGCGACGGCGATGCGCCGCCGGTCGCCGTGCAGGACACGGCACTGCTGCCCACGGGCGGCGACGCCCTTGTGAACGTGCTGGCCAACGACTCCGATCCGGCGGGCGGCATCCTGGTCGTCCAATCGGTTTCGGTGCCCGAGAGCGCGGGCATCTCGGTCGCCGTGCTCGGACACGAGACCCTGCGGGTCATCGACCGCGGCACGCTGGCCGAGCAGGTGACGATCGGCTACACGATCTCCAACGGCACACGCAGCGCGGTCGGTCAGGTCGTGGTCATCCCCGTGCCGGCGCCCTCGACCCTGCGCCCGCCGGCAGCCCGCGACGACACGGCGGTCGTGCGCGCGGGGGATGTCGTGACCATTCCCGTGCTCGAGAACGACATCGATCCGAACGGCGGCACGCTGCACGTCGCCCCAGACCTCGTGCCGCCGCTGGTCGAGGCGAAGGACGGCATGGCCTTCGTCTCGCAGAACACCGTGCGCTTCAAAGCCGGTGGCAACGCCGGCACGGTGCACCTGACATACGAAGCGGTCGATGCGACCGGGCAGAAGGATGCCGGGTACGTCACGATCCAGGTGCTGCCGGTCAGCGAGAAGACCAACCAGGCGCCCCGGCCGACCGATCGCACCGCCCGTGTGCTGTCGGGTTCGAAGGTGCGCGTGTCGGTGCCGCTGGACGGCATCGACCCGGACGGCGATTCCGTGCAGCTGGTGGGTCTGGCCTCCGCACCCGCGAAGGGACGGGTGGTTGCCACCGGCGCCGACTACGTCGACTACCAGGCCGACGGCGCGCTCGTGGGCGCCGACTCGTTCACCTACCGCGTGCGCGACCGTCTCGGCGCCGAGGCGACGGCCACTGTCCGCATCGGCATCGCCCCGGCCTCATCGGCGAACCAGGCGCCGTACGCGGTCAAGGACGCGATGGCGATGCGGCCGGGGCGAACCGTCTCCGTGCCGGCGCTGACCAACGACTCCGACCCGGACGGCGACCCGATCGGACTGGTCGCCGGAGGGCTGACGCTCTCGGACGCGCCCGGCCTGTCGGCGAAGGTGTCCGGCGATCGAGTCGAGGTGACAGCACCCGACCGGCCGACCGACACGTCGCTGCAGTACACGATCCAGGACGCGCGCGGGGCGCAGGCGATCGGCGTGCTGCAGATCACGGTGAAAGACGACGTGCCGCTGCTGCGCCCGATCGCGCGTGATGATCGCGTGCAGCCCACCGACATCGAGGACGGCCAGGTCGACCTGGACGTGCTCGCCAACGACGAGGACCCCGACGCAACGATCGCCGCGCTCACCCTCGCCGTCGTCGGTGGCCGGGCGAGGGTCGTCGGCGACCGTGTGCACATCGCGGTGACCGACCGCGCCCAGCTGATCGCCTACACGATCACCGATCAGGATGCGCAGACGGCGACAGCGTTCGTGTGGGTCCCCGCGCTGGCATCCGTCCCGCCGACGCTCGTGTCGACGACGGGCGTCACCGTGGGCAGCGGGCAGCGCGTCGAACTGCCGCTGGATGAGTATGTGCAGGTGGCCGGCGGAGGTGACGTCGTCATTACCGAGGCAGGCCGGGTCGCCGCCGTGCACGGCAACGGCGACCCGCTGGTCAAAGACCAGCGCACGCTGGTCTACACATCGGCGAAGGACTACTTCGGACCCGACGCGATCACGTTCGAGGTCACCGACGGCACCGGCCCCGACGATCCCCGTGGCACCAAGGCCACGCTCGTGCTGCCGATCACAGTGACCCCGCCCGCCAACCAGCCTCCGACGTTCACGAACGGGCAGCTGCGCGTCGCGCCCGGCGAAGCAGCGTCCTCCATCGACCTGCGGGCGCTGACGGCCGACCCCGACGAGGGCGACCTCGCGCGTGTCACGTACAGCCTGACCGGTGACGCACCGCGCGGCCTGTCCGCCCGTGTGCAGGGCCAGCGGCTCGAGGTCTCGGCCGATGCGTCGACGCCGAAGGGCACCGCTGTCGCGCTCGGTCTGCAGATCACCGACGGCGAGACGGCACCGGTCGCCGGTGCGGTCACCGTGACCGTGATCGCGTCTGCCCGGCCACCGGCCACCGCCAACGACGACGTCGTCCCCATCGCGCACCAGGGGGAGTCGGTGCGCGTGGACGTGCTGGCGAACGACGTCAATCCGTTCGCGAAGGACGGCAAGCCGCTGTCGATCACCGGTGCGGTGGTCGAGACCGGCCAGGGCGGGGCCGAGGTCGCCGGTGATCACGTGCAGGTGGCGCCCGACGAGGCTTTCGTGGGGCGCATGGTCGTGCGCTACACCGTGCAGGATGCCACGGCCGACCCCGATCGTCGGGTCGACGGGCGCATCATCCTGACCGTTCAGGGGGTGCCCGGCACACCGGGGCGGCCCACGGTCTCCAGCGTGCAGGATCGCACCGTCGTGCTCAGCTGGACGCCTCCGGTCGACAACGGCGCACCCATCACGGCCTACACCGTCGGTGCCGTCGGCGGCGGCTACAGCAGGACGTGCGAGGCCACCACGTGCACGCTGGACGGCTTGACCAACAACGTCGAGTACACCTTCACGGTCACGGCCACCAATGCGGTGGGCGACTCGCCCGCCTCCGCGCCGTCCGAGCCCGCGCGCCCCGACGCGCGGCCCGACACCCCCGAACCGCCGACCCTGGCCTACGCAGACCGCAGCCTGCAGGTGTCGTGGAAGACGCCGCCGACCCCCGGCTCACCCGTGGAGTCGTTCACCCTGGAGATCTCGCCCGCCCCGCCCTCGGGCATCGCCACGAAGTCGAAGGTGGTCGGCAACGAGCTGACGTGGGACGGCTTGGAGAACGGCGTCGCCTACCAAGTGCGCGTGCAGGCGCTGAACCGTGCACCCGAGCCGTCGAGCTGGAGCGCGTGGTCGGCCACCCAGATCCCGGCCCGCGCGCCCGAGGCGCCCGCCCGTCCCAGCACCTCGATGCTGGACCCGGTGGGTTCGCAGGCGCAGATGCAGGTGTCGTGGACGGCGCCTGCCGACAACGGGGATGCCGTCTCGGGGTACGAGCTCGCCGTGATGCGGGGCTCGTCGACGCTGCGGACCCTGGCGCCGGCGGCCGGGGCGACCTCGCAGGCGGTGGTCGTGGACACCTCGACCACGGACTACACGTACAGGTTGCGCGCCCGCAACAAGGCGGGCTGGGGCGCGTGGAGTCCGGTCTCGGCCGCGCGTCGCGGTGTCATCGCTCCGGGCGCTCCGGGCACGCCGTCGGTGAAGGAAGGCGATCGCTCCCTGGCGGTGTCGTTCGCAGCCGCCGAGGGCAACGGTGCGACCAGCGGTGAGATCCGCTACCAGTACTCCGTCAACAACCAGGCCTGGTCGGGCAGCTGGACCGGCACGAGCGGCACCATCTCCGGGCTCGTCAACGGCACCGGGTACACGGTGCGGGTGCGTGCGGTCTCGACCGTCGACGGCACTGCCTACCCGGGGACGGCCTCGCCGGCGTCGGCGACCAAGACCCCGTACGGGACGCCCGGCACCGCCGGTGCCAGGGCCTCGGCCAGCGGCACGAGCATCACCTACTCGTGGAGCCCGCCGGCACCCAACGGCCGGTCGATCACGGGTGTGCTGGTCAAGATCGACGGCGGCAGCTGGGTGATGAAGCCGCCGTCCGGCAGCACGTCGGGCTCGTACGGCTACAGCCAGACGCACACGATCGCGGCCAAGGCGGTCGACTCCCTGGGCAACGAGGGTCCGCAGGCGACGGCCTCGGCCACCACGATGGCCAAGCCGAAACCGCACGTGTGGGCGGAGAAGGGCGTGCGGCATGACGTCACCGGCTGCACGGCGAGCAACTGCTACAACGCGATCCTGCACTGGGAGAACTGGGACGGTCCATCCAACCCGACCGTGTGGTGCGCTGCCGACGGTGTGTCGTCCAAGTGGAGCGGCCACAAGGTGAACATGGGTTCGGCGTCGGGCACCTGGCAGTCGCAGTGCGCGTACGGGGGCGGGGCGGGCGGCCACCAGCGGTTCTGGTTCGTGATCGACGGGTGGGGCAACTCGGACCCGGTCTCGTGGTGA